The Leishmania mexicana MHOM/GT/2001/U1103 complete genome, chromosome 29 DNA window TGCAGGCTTGCTGATGTGCATCACATACATAGACGCAACGAACACTCGCTCGCGCGCACAGGAGCGAACTCATCCCTTGTGTGCCATTCTCTCCGTCCCCCTTTTTTCGCGTCCTTGTCGACACGAAAGGCAAtgaggaaaaagaagaaaagacAGAAGCGAATAGAGGGGCATAGAACggcgcgaaaaaaaaagtgtgACATCTCATGCGTCGCTTGCAGCTGTGTGAGGTACATCTCGAAACGCGAACTTGCAGTTGCTCACCTTCACACCTACCCACCGATGCGGACCCACACTCCGAGCGTGTGTCTCTGTTGCTCCCCGCTTTCGCTAAGGAAAACACTCTTCGCTGTCGTTTCATCTTTTGTTTGTTCTCTTGACCGTGTTGTTGTTCGTGGtaccacacagacacacacaaaaagaaagAAGCGTCCCAATGCGAAAGAGACGCGAAAGACGGGTTCAATGCAATGGTACCTGGTCCTACTGTCCTGAGAGAAGTGCAAGAAGGCCGAGTAGCGCCTCCACAACAGAAGTGATGTTGACAGCGCTACGCTTTCTTTATGTCGTGTCGCTTTCTGCGCGCGATGAGGGATGTGGAGCGAGCGCTCGTTCTACTAAAGTCCCATGCGACAGCTACCAGCGATTGAGCGACCCCCCAAGGCCTCAGTTTCGAGCCACCGGTCGGGtccgtctctctgcctctctctggCCGCCACATGCGCAGGCAGAGTACATCGCCTTCCTGTTGACTTTGGAATGCATCGCTCTATGACTTCATTTCTTTCTCTTGGTCCCCCCCACATTCCGTCGTTGTGCTCCTTTTTGTTGTCAATGCCTGGATGTTGCGTTTCTCACGTGGCGGTCCTCcgtcttctctctttcccaTCCCACTTCGTGTCGgcccgcgcgcgccttttGCTTCCCCTTCTTGCAGACTTCCACGCCGTAAAAAAAAGATAACAACAGCATCACCAAAGGAAAGGCCTACACGCATTCAAACGGAAGAGTGTGTCGGGGGCCGTgtgctgttttcttttttttcttggtgAAGACAGCAGTAGCGCACCAATACACTCATATTCCATCAGGCGGTGCTTCAGATCCTCATTAGTTGACAGGAAACCCATTGTGTTCGGCATAGCCATGTCTTTGGGAGCTTGCGTATCCAGGACGCCGGCACAGACCCGCTTGGTCGAGGTTGTCTCTGGTTACGTTCAGCATCTTATGGATGTGCAAGCATCTAGGTGTGCTGAAACCTCCCTTGACGGACATGTGGTCCCCCCGCCGGACGCCAAATACCCTTCTCACGACTTCTTTTGCGCGACTCACGTTCCGGGGATTTCGGTGAAGAAGTACACAGATCGCCTTGTGACGTACATGCACTGCTCCCCCGAAGCATTTGTTTTTGCCGTCGCCTACCTGCGGCGGCTGGTGCTGAACGGATTCCCGGTGCACATGCGGTCTATCCATCGTCTGCTGCTAACCGCCGTCTTGGTGGCCCTCAAGTGTAGAGACGACGTTTACTACCACATGAGCTTCTATGCTGAGGTTGGTGGCGTTACCTCAAAGGACTTGTGCATAATGGAGATTCGGTTCCTCTCCGACCTTATCCTCTTTGAAGGCGAAGTATCTCTTGAAAATTACCATACCGTTATGGTGGACATCATGCGCGTGACGGAACGGTGCATGATAACGAATAGAGGCAACAAGACGGAGTTGTGTAGCCGATGCGGCGTGTCTGCAGgcgccttcaccgcctcgACCCCAGGTGATCTTGGCTGCTTACACTGCAAGGGTGACGCGTTCGCACACACTTGGACTAGCGAGTGCGAACTGTTTTGGGGGCCGCTAAACTCTGCTTTCTCACTTCCCGCCGGAGACGTCTGAAAGACACTCCCACGCGAAACCAAGAAGCAAGAAGAGTGACGTTAAAGAGGGCACAGTGAGGAGGCCTCGCTGAcgcctctccacctctgtcACTCTAGACGGCACTGGAGTGAATATATACTTTTTTTTATCAGCGTGTCCATTCCTTCATATAGCGTGAGTTCAGCTCCACTGTACACCCGGCCTGTCACTGGCCCCATCCGCGTGGTGCAATGAATTTCGTGGTCGCACGCATTGCCGCCGTGCGCCGACTCCAGCCATCTGAGCACGGCTCGTGCCTCAAAACTCTACCCACCACCTGCCCTGCAGgggtcgcctcacagccactcacatcatgccggtcgccacctgcTGCAATCCCCCTCGGGGGTGGCGCTCAGGCTCCCCGCACCCGTGGGCAGTGAGGGCCTGGTGTgagatacgctcgagtcacgctgacactCGGCCTAATCATATGAGTTGCACCAACATGTTCGGtgtcgcaggccgctccgacgcagcgccgtcagaGGACCTGACcaccgacatcagcagcgacacatcgCTCTGACTTCTCCACGCCATAAGTGTCTGACCCCATGTCGCCACCAGAAGTGACTGGACATTGGCAGTGTTAGATaggggctgcttggcctTCTCCCACTGCCTGTGGACTGGACCCTGAGATGACACGTTAAGGTGTTCTCCGTCGTCATGGGCTTTACAGAAAAGGGTGGGGGGCATGAAAAGGCGCACCGGCTTGCTTTTTGAGCACCGGGAACCCCCTTTCTCGTTTCTGTCTGTGCCGTACTTCAACACGGAGACTTAAAAATCACCCTAAAGACGAAAAGGAATGAAAAAATAAACAAAAATTTGATTGTCTGATAATGGAGTCAAAATGACCCTTTTCTGTTcacattttttttgtttacTCTGTTCTGTGTACCGCGACAGGTGCACTTTGTTGGCCTTCGCCCCTTTGTGTTCTCCTCGTTAGAGAAATTCGTCTTTTCCGTTCTCTtttgcttttcctttttaatatttttttttttttgtgccgTGCTTTTCCGCCTCAATACGTATTACACCGCGAAGGACTCTCTTAGTCCGTAACAcattttttcccttttcttcgtttctctctcactcttACAGCTCCCTCTTTGTCGCTTTACGTGCAATGTATGCCTTCTGCAGCTCTCTGTTTTTTATTTGTTGTGTACTGTTTTCTTCTCTACCGACGCCGTTTACTTCACCATGGTACCAGGGTGTGAAGCCcacactctgtgtgtgtgtgagggggtggTCAAGAGCCTGCAGCCCGGTCTCCGGGCACGGCTGCGGACTCTTGGTGTCGGCGGACAGCGCCTGGCTGGCGCGGTGCCGAGGAGACGTGCGGCCATGATCGCGCCAGGACCAGCTCCCGACGGGTCGCGCTGACGATCCAGCACATATGCGCGCATGGGCCCACTGCTTTTCTGCCTttgccgcgctgcggtggtgttgaGCGTAGCCGCGGACCCGGCCCGCTCCGCATGCACTGGAACAGCAGTGGGCTGGATGGTGCGATACGGCGTTGGTTGTTCTGGCTTCTTCAAATAGCCGTTTTGTAACGGAGGCAGGTGAAGTGTGACTCTGCGCGTATATTTGGTGACTTTGTCGTGGTAGGATGATGCATAAGGAAGAGAATAGGCTGCTGCTCTTAGCTTTTTTTTCAAAGCCGTACATGAAATTTTATTCGTGAGAGTAATAACGAAACACATGATGTCGACTCATTGTCATACGTGAGTTACACATTGCGGTTAACACGACTGTAACGAACATAATTAGGTCGGCGTTAGCCCTAAAAAAAGCATATAAGGGCCaca harbors:
- a CDS encoding putative CYC2-like protein encodes the protein MSLGACVSRTPAQTRLVEVVSGYVQHLMDVQASRCAETSLDGHVVPPPDAKYPSHDFFCATHVPGISVKKYTDRLVTYMHCSPEAFVFAVAYLRRLVLNGFPVHMRSIHRLLLTAVLVALKCRDDVYYHMSFYAEVGGVTSKDLCIMEIRFLSDLILFEGEVSLENYHTVMVDIMRVTERCMITNRGNKTELCSRCGVSAGAFTASTPGDLGCLHCKGDAFAHTWTSECELFWGPLNSAFSLPAGDV